A region from the Helicoverpa armigera isolate CAAS_96S chromosome 6, ASM3070526v1, whole genome shotgun sequence genome encodes:
- the LOC110373134 gene encoding rhodopsin, GQ-coupled has product MISVSSNENITVSCVWKEVFSHEERIVLHQGFFITGLLSVLLSFWLSVTLLFSNLRFDSSYRNLNNFIAVGCVRRIVPTVLHLPLVRYIQTPFSLLSEFETFSCELFAFVETFLAVLEVECLTHVCIERYVVAKYITNGWQIQRNHYHLFICLCVFFAELYSIPPLFGIGKYGYDFQCTSCTFDMVLPETWQRYIIVAIFALRSVKPTIVMVMMLIWARILEKKLPCSMRNQCFTRSVTIITMVNLLCWAPIALIRGSVVLSNFMYVDTVPLPSGTYIMWAMWIHWVAPALTAIAMFLVDDRVRGKMFNWHATDNEVQIDDKKD; this is encoded by the exons atgatatCAGTAAGTTCGAATGAAAATATTACAGTTAGTTGTGTTTGGAAAGAAGTTTTCAGTCATGAAGAGAGAATTGTTTTGCATCAAGGTTTTTTCATCACAG GTTTATTGTCAGTCTTATTGAGCTTTTGGTTAAGTGTGACCCTTCTGTTTTCAAACCTTCGATTTGATAGCAGTTATCGCAACTTGAATAATTTCATAGCTGTGGGGTGTGTCAGACGTATTGTACCGACGGTCTTGCACCTGCCGCTTGTCAGATACATACAAAC ACCTTTCAGTTTACTGTCTGAATTTGAAACATTCTCTTGTGAACTTTTTGCTTTCGTGGAGACGTTTTTGGCAGTGCTCGAGGTCGAATGCCTTACGCACGTCTGTATTGAAAGATATGTCGTTGCAAAATACATAACCAACG GTTGGCAGATACAGAGGAACCACtatcatttgtttatttgtctgTGTGTGTTCTTTGCTGAACTTTATTCTATTCCACCACTGTTCGGGATTGGGAAGTATGGATACGATTTCCAATGTACTTCTTGCACCTTTGATATGGTGTTACCAGAAACGTGGCAGAGGTATATCATCGTAGCCATTTTTGCTCTTCGAAGCGTCAAGCCTACTATTGTCAT GGTGATGATGCTTATATGGGCTCGTATACTGGAGAAGAAGCTTCCTTGCTCTATGAGGAATCAATGTTTTACTCGG AGTGTGACCATAATAACGATGGTGAACCTGCTGTGCTGGGCACCGATCGCACTAATCAGAGGCAGTGTGGTCTTGTCTAACTTTATGTATGTGGACACGGTACCTCTGCCTTCAGGGACTTACATCATGTGGGCTATGTGGATTCATTGG GTTGCGCCTGCTCTGACAGCGATAGCAATGTTCCTCGTCGACGATCGAGTGCGGGGCAAAAT